A genomic segment from Brucella pseudogrignonensis encodes:
- a CDS encoding glycosyltransferase — protein MKKKNLSQMYNEHSGKVSDKWTIYLKKYDHIFTNSRRENVRLLEIGIQNGGSLEIWSRYFAKGEIFVGCDINECCRNLNYIDDRIHVVVGDANSEKTYQSVTALSKSFDIIIDDGSHKSSDIIKSFSLYFKNIVNGGIYIVEDLHCSYWKDFEGGLFHPHSSISFFKNLVDIINHEHWGVAKSRKSLFDGFINKYELNLDEEALASIHSIEFVNSMCVIYKKSAENNTLGKRIILGKTATVAPNILERHGEIQLKTDQSDNEWTARASPIHEELAEKLAEVRSVHVEVRKVRSELESAKMRAVEAEDCIKDLQRKITTTEDVRDEIQKKLSKSEHTKFILKNKLNESKNKFNRNLEHLEAIQMSTSWRMTSPYRRIGHFLKQIKQLCNDFREAVHKRGGLAASSQLAFSAFKRKGWRGTRERLFQIASETKGYPEWLLRYSTITPDLRARIRTMIGEMDQPPMISIIMPVYNPDLDWLKEAVESVKQQLYPHWQLCIADDCSSDPKVRSALQNMQNNDSRINVVLRETSGHIAEASNSAVSLADGTFLALMGQDDLLSEDALFHIARVIDMYPDAALIYSDEDKFDASGAHFDPHFKSDWNPDLFLSCNMVSHLGVYRKDIFNLLGGFRSDYNGSQDYDLALRFIELLRSEQILHIPHVLYHWRASGQSTAWSYDNKDNIIKAGRRALEDHLKRQNITADVQHTAHGFRVSYALPNPAPMISLIIPTRNSFQLLHQCISSILERTTYQNYEIIIIDNNTDDPDTLSYLKKLAKEKQIKIVRDERPFNYSALNNAAVKLAEGEFIGLVNNDIEVITPGWLEEMLSLAALPGVGAVGARLWYPNDTLQHGGVIVGLGGVACHAHRCLPQGQPGYFARAELIQTMTAVTAACLVIRKSSFEAVGGLNENDLAVAFNDVDLCLKLREAGYRNIWTPYAELYHHESASRGLEDNMEKIQRFQSEIDYMRKRWNTDTFADPAYNPNLTLNAEDFSLAWPPRVKL, from the coding sequence ATGAAAAAGAAAAATTTGAGCCAAATGTATAATGAACACTCAGGAAAGGTTTCTGACAAATGGACAATATATCTCAAAAAATATGATCATATTTTTACAAATTCTAGAAGAGAAAACGTAAGATTATTAGAAATTGGAATCCAGAACGGCGGCTCACTGGAAATATGGAGTCGCTATTTCGCAAAGGGCGAGATTTTCGTTGGTTGCGATATTAATGAATGCTGCCGCAATCTCAACTATATAGATGATCGCATTCATGTGGTCGTCGGTGACGCCAATTCGGAGAAAACCTATCAATCCGTAACCGCACTGTCGAAGAGTTTTGATATTATTATAGACGATGGGTCGCATAAATCCTCTGACATAATAAAATCTTTTTCGCTTTATTTTAAGAATATAGTGAACGGTGGTATCTATATCGTTGAAGATCTTCATTGTAGCTATTGGAAGGATTTCGAAGGTGGTTTATTCCATCCCCACTCCTCAATATCTTTCTTCAAAAATCTAGTTGATATTATCAATCATGAACATTGGGGCGTCGCAAAGTCGCGCAAGTCACTGTTTGATGGATTCATAAACAAATATGAATTAAATCTAGATGAGGAAGCGCTAGCTTCAATTCATTCGATAGAGTTCGTCAACTCTATGTGCGTCATATACAAAAAATCTGCCGAAAATAACACTTTAGGTAAGCGTATTATCCTTGGAAAAACTGCAACTGTAGCTCCTAACATTCTAGAAAGACATGGTGAGATTCAGCTCAAAACCGACCAGAGTGACAATGAATGGACCGCGCGAGCATCACCAATACATGAAGAACTCGCTGAGAAACTCGCGGAAGTCAGGAGCGTACATGTTGAAGTTCGGAAAGTACGCAGTGAGCTAGAAAGTGCGAAAATGCGTGCCGTTGAGGCAGAGGACTGCATTAAAGATCTTCAGAGGAAAATTACAACCACGGAAGATGTCCGCGACGAAATACAAAAGAAACTGTCCAAATCAGAACATACTAAGTTTATACTTAAGAATAAGTTGAATGAATCAAAAAATAAATTTAATAGAAATTTAGAACACCTTGAAGCTATACAAATGTCGACGAGTTGGCGAATGACATCACCTTATCGTCGGATTGGTCATTTTTTAAAACAGATCAAGCAACTCTGCAATGATTTCCGAGAGGCCGTGCATAAAAGAGGCGGACTCGCGGCTTCCAGCCAACTGGCTTTTTCCGCATTTAAGCGAAAGGGCTGGCGAGGTACACGGGAGCGGCTGTTCCAAATCGCATCCGAGACGAAAGGCTACCCGGAGTGGCTCCTGCGTTATAGCACTATAACTCCAGATTTGCGTGCTCGGATCAGAACTATGATCGGTGAAATGGACCAGCCCCCGATGATCTCAATCATTATGCCGGTCTATAATCCCGATCTTGATTGGCTCAAAGAAGCGGTTGAATCGGTCAAGCAGCAATTGTATCCTCACTGGCAGTTGTGTATTGCGGATGATTGTTCAAGCGACCCTAAAGTGCGGTCTGCCCTTCAAAATATGCAAAACAATGATTCGCGTATCAATGTCGTATTGCGGGAAACAAGCGGCCACATAGCAGAAGCGTCAAACAGCGCAGTTTCTTTGGCTGATGGCACGTTTTTGGCCTTGATGGGTCAGGATGATCTGTTGTCCGAAGACGCCTTGTTTCATATTGCCCGCGTCATCGATATGTATCCTGATGCTGCGCTAATCTATTCCGACGAGGACAAGTTCGACGCCTCAGGGGCGCACTTCGATCCACATTTCAAGAGCGATTGGAACCCTGATTTATTTCTATCTTGCAACATGGTCAGTCATCTCGGTGTCTATCGCAAAGACATTTTCAATCTACTTGGCGGCTTCCGTTCGGACTATAATGGATCTCAAGATTACGATTTAGCACTGCGCTTCATTGAGTTGCTGCGTTCAGAGCAGATTTTACATATTCCACACGTACTTTATCATTGGCGTGCTAGCGGCCAAAGCACGGCATGGTCGTATGATAACAAGGATAATATCATCAAAGCAGGACGACGTGCGCTGGAGGACCATCTTAAGCGCCAGAATATAACGGCAGATGTGCAGCATACTGCGCATGGCTTTCGGGTCAGCTATGCCCTGCCAAACCCAGCACCTATGATCAGCCTCATTATCCCTACCCGCAATTCGTTTCAACTTTTACACCAATGCATTTCAAGCATTCTTGAGCGGACTACTTACCAAAATTATGAAATAATCATCATCGACAACAATACTGATGACCCGGATACGCTATCTTATCTGAAAAAACTGGCGAAAGAGAAACAGATCAAAATCGTACGCGATGAGCGACCGTTCAATTATTCCGCATTGAACAATGCGGCAGTTAAACTTGCCGAGGGAGAATTCATCGGCTTGGTTAATAACGATATCGAAGTAATCACGCCCGGCTGGCTTGAAGAAATGCTCTCTCTCGCAGCCTTGCCCGGAGTTGGTGCAGTTGGCGCACGTCTTTGGTATCCAAACGATACGCTTCAGCATGGAGGGGTCATCGTTGGTCTTGGTGGAGTCGCCTGTCATGCCCATCGATGCCTACCGCAGGGGCAGCCGGGCTACTTCGCTCGCGCAGAACTCATTCAGACAATGACGGCCGTTACAGCAGCATGTTTGGTTATCCGAAAAAGTAGCTTCGAGGCAGTCGGAGGCTTGAACGAAAACGATCTGGCTGTAGCTTTCAATGATGTTGATTTGTGTTTGAAACTACGCGAAGCGGGCTATCGCAATATCTGGACCCCATATGCCGAACTATATCATCATGAATCCGCTTCTCGGGGACTGGAGGATAACATGGAAAAGATACAACGCTTTCAAAGCGAGATTGATTACATGAGGAAGCGCTGGAACACTGATACATTCGCTGATCCTGCCTATAATCCCAATCTGACACTGAACGCTGAAGATTTTTCTCTCGCATGGCCACCAAGAGTGAAGTTGTGA
- a CDS encoding class I SAM-dependent methyltransferase — translation MTEWVLNDLDFVKAWEQCAPYTMTSSARGYALWQAIEHITREQVPGCMIECGTWKGGSAMLMLLAARHFGWNGTVMLFDTFTGMTEPSQYDIDYMGNDARALMEETADRREDAPVWAYADLDEVKANVLRVAGDGVKVQFIKGPVENTLENIKTGVIALLRLDTDFYESTAIEMKILYPKLCRNGILLIDDYGHWGGSKKAVDDYLGQIAPGSRPFLIPVDYAGRIAVKPLNTDQKRHDFVPEGFTDPQLLNVFPSLQASDPSQVKWPWLRRNSPHTWRTDVRSQRTNIGVLSYEEACILYNFSRQFSGHRGLEIGCHLAWSTVHLLAAGLCLDVIDPALGEEQHLADVRASIVAATGDEGLARAALYPGYSPGLVGFARERQPEPWSVAFIDGFHDLGAPLKDTRAILPFMAENALIFFHDLICPDVYEAVTYAEANGWSVNILNTSQVMAVAWRGNIELPNYRPDPEMPPPPAGHLKALTCSR, via the coding sequence ATGACCGAGTGGGTACTGAACGATCTCGACTTTGTCAAAGCTTGGGAGCAATGCGCCCCCTACACTATGACCAGTTCAGCACGAGGCTATGCATTGTGGCAGGCAATCGAGCATATTACTCGTGAGCAGGTCCCCGGGTGCATGATTGAATGCGGCACTTGGAAAGGGGGATCGGCGATGTTGATGCTCCTCGCCGCCCGCCATTTCGGCTGGAACGGCACGGTTATGCTGTTCGATACGTTTACCGGAATGACCGAGCCGAGCCAATATGACATCGACTATATGGGTAACGACGCACGCGCGCTAATGGAGGAGACCGCTGATAGGCGAGAGGACGCACCAGTCTGGGCCTATGCTGACTTAGATGAGGTTAAGGCAAATGTCCTTCGAGTGGCTGGCGATGGGGTGAAGGTCCAATTCATTAAAGGACCCGTTGAAAACACACTAGAGAACATCAAGACGGGAGTTATTGCCCTCTTGCGCCTCGATACTGATTTTTACGAGAGCACGGCTATCGAGATGAAGATTCTCTATCCGAAGCTGTGCCGAAACGGTATTCTCCTTATCGACGATTATGGGCACTGGGGCGGGTCAAAAAAGGCAGTGGATGACTATCTGGGGCAGATAGCCCCCGGCTCGCGTCCATTCCTCATCCCTGTTGACTATGCTGGTCGAATCGCCGTTAAGCCGTTAAATACAGATCAAAAGCGCCATGATTTCGTTCCCGAAGGCTTTACTGATCCACAACTCCTGAATGTGTTTCCTTCGCTACAGGCTAGTGATCCCTCACAGGTTAAGTGGCCATGGCTACGACGCAACTCTCCCCATACTTGGCGCACGGACGTTCGTTCACAAAGGACCAACATCGGTGTGCTCTCTTATGAGGAAGCCTGCATCCTTTACAATTTCTCGCGCCAGTTCTCGGGGCATCGAGGTTTAGAGATCGGTTGTCACCTCGCTTGGTCAACCGTACACTTGCTAGCCGCAGGTCTGTGCCTTGATGTTATTGATCCTGCTCTGGGCGAGGAGCAACATCTTGCTGATGTACGTGCCAGTATCGTCGCAGCAACCGGAGACGAGGGATTAGCACGAGCGGCACTCTATCCGGGCTATTCTCCGGGATTGGTGGGTTTTGCCCGTGAGCGCCAGCCAGAGCCTTGGTCTGTTGCTTTTATCGATGGCTTTCACGACCTCGGCGCACCGCTTAAGGACACCCGTGCTATCTTGCCGTTCATGGCGGAAAACGCGCTTATATTCTTTCACGATTTGATCTGCCCCGACGTATACGAGGCGGTGACTTATGCCGAAGCGAACGGCTGGTCGGTAAACATTCTGAACACGTCACAAGTCATGGCTGTGGCGTGGCGCGGTAACATCGAATTGCCCAACTACCGACCGGATCCCGAGATGCCTCCGCCGCCAGCCGGTCATCTCAAAGCCTTGACATGCTCCCGTTAA
- a CDS encoding DUF1796 family putative cysteine peptidase — protein sequence MQFDYYFSIGVNCEGAFQIRRVLGRDSSCFFSWNVTKFDALISLLSDSFEGTLQLKNLTPRPGTGLIFDSSHNYLLHSPFKDSDPWEGEAFENTFASLQSKFRYLIDKFYRIALSGDSVVYFYRTEEDGAQEKSKAVVQLLSKIHKADNFRFVVLQKEAFKEPDWGIPLIHNRYLKRFAPWNDATDGHVASWDRVLASFPLARDALRLSGFDKVSDSMNEDE from the coding sequence ATGCAGTTTGATTATTACTTTTCAATAGGGGTTAATTGTGAGGGGGCCTTTCAGATTCGTCGTGTACTTGGCCGAGATAGTTCGTGTTTTTTTAGTTGGAATGTGACCAAGTTTGACGCTCTCATTTCTCTTCTGAGCGACAGCTTCGAAGGTACCCTTCAACTTAAGAATCTCACACCTCGCCCTGGGACTGGGCTGATCTTCGATAGTTCGCACAATTATCTGCTTCACTCTCCCTTTAAAGATAGTGATCCGTGGGAAGGTGAGGCTTTCGAAAATACCTTTGCATCGCTTCAAAGCAAGTTTCGCTATTTGATCGACAAGTTTTACCGTATCGCACTGAGTGGCGACTCAGTGGTATATTTCTACCGTACAGAGGAAGATGGAGCTCAAGAAAAATCGAAGGCCGTGGTCCAACTGCTGAGTAAAATTCATAAAGCAGATAATTTTCGATTCGTCGTTCTACAGAAGGAGGCTTTCAAGGAGCCCGATTGGGGTATACCTCTTATCCATAATCGTTATTTGAAGCGTTTCGCGCCGTGGAACGACGCTACAGATGGGCATGTTGCGTCATGGGATCGCGTCTTGGCATCTTTTCCACTTGCCCGCGACGCGCTACGCTTGTCCGGATTTGACAAGGTTTCTGATTCGATGAACGAAGACGAATGA
- a CDS encoding transposase, translating to MRFGHSISQGSSHLKRGETILDEPNSDLSALSRKECQYLLTQISDISSRIDIHTKTAKRLSEETNKARRLQTMPSIGPITAFAIEAFALEMANFRRGRDFAAWLGLASNTAFENGLVLLRLYLTKAGYMVQP from the coding sequence TTGAGATTTGGGCACAGTATTTCGCAGGGGAGCAGCCATCTCAAGCGGGGCGAGACCATTCTTGATGAACCGAACAGCGATCTGTCTGCCTTGTCTCGCAAGGAATGCCAATATCTGCTGACGCAGATCTCCGATATATCGTCACGTATCGACATCCACACGAAGACGGCGAAACGTCTGTCAGAAGAAACAAACAAAGCCCGCCGGCTGCAAACGATGCCCAGCATCGGACCGATTACAGCATTTGCTATCGAAGCTTTCGCTCTAGAAATGGCAAACTTCCGCCGAGGTCGTGATTTTGCTGCATGGTTAGGGCTCGCTTCAAATACCGCATTTGAGAATGGTCTCGTTCTCCTGAGACTTTACCTCACGAAAGCGGGATACATGGTGCAACCATAA
- a CDS encoding NAD-dependent epimerase/dehydratase family protein — protein sequence MIGVYGAGGFIGKHLTERLAREGRNVRAVLRHTDNDLLDLGKGNVDIINADLMDPLAMASSLDGINTVVQLISSSSPGLGNHYMIADVTSNIIPHIEFMNSCIAAGVKRYIFVSSGGTVYGPTRICPIPEDHPTNPISSHGLTKLTTEKYLQMQGYVSGLDYVILRVANAYGPGQTYRKGQGLIPSVLEHHGRDEAIQIIGDGLARRDYVFVDDVVDACVAAIDVSGPQQQVFNIGSGESRSVLEVLDSMETVLGVGFRREFVEKRRTDVDINQLDIAKARRMLDWHPQTTFIEGLTQMLSGIHF from the coding sequence ATGATTGGAGTTTATGGGGCGGGTGGCTTCATCGGCAAGCACCTAACCGAGCGTCTTGCTCGAGAAGGTCGCAATGTGCGTGCTGTTCTACGTCATACGGATAACGATCTTCTTGATCTAGGGAAGGGCAACGTTGATATTATTAACGCCGATCTGATGGACCCTTTAGCTATGGCGTCGTCGCTCGATGGTATCAATACTGTGGTTCAACTGATCAGTTCGTCGAGTCCGGGACTTGGCAACCACTACATGATCGCTGATGTGACCTCCAACATCATTCCCCACATTGAGTTCATGAATAGCTGTATCGCAGCGGGTGTGAAGCGCTATATTTTTGTATCTTCGGGTGGGACAGTGTATGGACCTACCCGAATTTGCCCCATACCAGAAGACCATCCGACCAATCCTATTAGTTCACACGGACTCACTAAACTCACTACCGAGAAGTATTTGCAAATGCAGGGGTATGTGAGCGGTCTGGACTATGTGATCTTAAGGGTTGCGAATGCCTATGGACCTGGTCAGACCTACCGCAAAGGACAAGGGCTGATCCCCTCCGTTCTTGAACATCATGGCCGTGATGAAGCTATTCAGATTATTGGTGATGGGCTAGCACGACGCGACTACGTTTTTGTCGACGATGTCGTTGATGCCTGCGTTGCGGCTATTGATGTCTCCGGTCCACAGCAACAGGTATTTAATATCGGCAGTGGAGAATCCCGATCAGTTCTGGAAGTCCTAGATTCGATGGAGACAGTTCTAGGAGTGGGGTTTAGACGCGAATTCGTGGAGAAACGTCGTACCGATGTTGATATCAACCAACTCGATATCGCTAAGGCAAGGCGCATGCTTGATTGGCATCCGCAGACGACGTTTATTGAGGGGTTAACACAGATGTTGTCAGGCATTCATTTTTAA